One Heptranchias perlo isolate sHepPer1 chromosome 5, sHepPer1.hap1, whole genome shotgun sequence DNA window includes the following coding sequences:
- the LOC137322195 gene encoding filaggrin-2-like, with product MASGMRMHASSVTCAGRHLGKGFHARAENECRQHLPSKGGHRAKSQRPDIGRRVRGRTPGEESQAGHRAKSQRLDIGRRVRGRTSGEESEAGHLAKSQRPDTGQRVRGRTPGEESEAGHRAKSRRPDTGQRVRGWTSGEESEAGHRVKSQRPDTWRRVRGRTPGKESEAGHRAKSQRPDIGRRVRGRTSGEESEAGHRAKSQRPDTGQRVRGRTSGEESQAGHRAKSQRPDTGRRVRGRTSGKGSQTGHRAKSHRPDIGRRVAGRTPGEDSEAGHRAKSQRPDTGRRVRGRTPGEESEAGHQAKSRRPDTGRRVRGRTPGEESEAGHRAKSQRPDIGRRVRGRTPGEESEAGHRAKSQRPDIGRRVAGRTPGEESEAGHRARGHRPDIGRRVTDRTLGKESQAGHRAKSQRPDTGRRVRGRTPGEESEAGHRAKSRRTDTRRRVGGRTPGEESEAGHRAKSQRPDTGRRVRGRTSGEESQAGHRAKSQRPDTGRRVRGRTPGEESEAGHRAKSRRPDTGRRVAGRTPGEESEAGHRAKSQRPDIGRGVTDRTSGEESQTGHWAKSRRPDTGRRVRGRTSGEGSQTGHRAKSRRPDIGRRVAGRTPGEESEAGHRAKSQRPDIGRRVRGRTPGEESEAGHRAKSQRPDTGRRVRGRTPGEGSEAGHRAKSQRPDTGRRVRGRTPGEESEAGHRAKSQRPDTGRRVRGRTPGEESESQRPDIGRRVRDRTPGEESEAGHRAKSQRPDTGGRVRGRTPGEESEAGHRGKSQRPDTGRRVRGRTSGEESEAGHRAKSQRPDTGRRVRGRTSGEESEAGHRGKSQRPDIGRRVRGRTPGTESQAGHQAKSQRPDIGRRVRGRTSGEGSQTGHRAKSRRPDTGRRVRGRTSGEGSQTGHRTKGRRPDTGRGVRGRTPGEESEAGHRARGHRPDIGRGVTDRTSGEESQAGHRAKSQRPDIGRGVTDRTLGEESQAGHRAKSQRPDTGRGVRGRTPGEESEAGHRAKGRRPDIGRRVRGRTSGEESEAGHRGKSQRPDTGGRVRGRTSGEESEAGHRARGQRPDTGRRVRGRTSGEGSEAGHLAKSQRPDTEGRVRGRTSGEESEAGHRARGQRPDIGRRVGGRTSGEGSEAGHRTKGRRPDTGRGVRGRTPGEGSEAGHRAKGRRPDTG from the exons ttgccctcaaaAGGTGGGCATCGGGCGAAGAGTCAGAGGCCGGACATCGGGCGAAGAGTCAGAGGCCGGACACCGGGCGAAGAGTCGCAGGCCGGACACCGGGCAAAGAGTCAGAGGCTGGACATCGGGCGAAGAGTCAGAGGCCGGACATCGGGTGAAGAGTCAGAGGCCGGACACCTGGCGAAGAGTCAGAGGCCGGACACCGGGCAAAGAGTCAGAGGCCGGACACCGGGCGAAGAGTCAGAGGCCGGACATCGGGCGAAGAGTCGCAGGCCGGACACCGGGCAAAGAGTCAGAGGCTGGACATCGGGCGAAGAGTCAGAGGCCGGACATCGGGTGAAGAGTCAGAGGCCGGACACCTGGCGAAGAGTCAGAGGCCGGACACCGGGCAAAGAGTCAGAGGCCGGACACCGGGCGAAGAGTCAGAGGCCGGACATCGGGCGAAGAGTCAGAGGCCGGACATCGGGCGAAGAGTCAGAGGCCGGACATCGGGCGAAGAGTCAGAGGCCGGACACCGGGCAAAGAGTCAGAGGCCGGACATCGGGCGAAGAGTCGCAGGCCGGACACCGGGCGAAGAGTCAGAGGCCGGACACCGGGCGAAGAGTCAGAGGCCGGACATCGGGCAAGGGGTCACAGACCGGACATCGGGCGAAGAGTCACAGACCGGACATCGGGCGAAGAGTCGCAGGCCGGACACCGGGCGAAGACTCAGAGGCCGGACACCGGGCGAAGAGTCAGAGGCCGGACACCGGGCGAAGAGTCAGAGGACGGACACCGGGCGAAGAGTCGGAGGCCGGACATCAGGCGAAGAGTCGGAGACCGGACACCGGGCGAAGAGTCAGAGGCCGGACACCGGGCGAAGAGTCAGAGGCCGGACATCGGGCGAAGAGTCAGAGGCCGGACATCGGGCGAAGAGTCAGAGGCCGGACACCGGGCGAAGAGTCAGAGGCCGGACACCGGGCGAAGAGTCAGAGGCCGGACATCGGGCGAAGAGTCGCAGGCCGGACACCGGGCGAAGAGTCAGAGGCCGGACACCGGGCGAGGGGTCACAGACCGGACATCGGGCGAAGAGTCACAGACCGGACATTGGGCAAAGAGTCGCAGGCCGGACACCGGGCGAAGAGTCAGAGGCCGGACACCGGGCGAAGAGTCAGAGGCCGGACACCGGGCGAAGAGTCAGAGGCCGGACATCGGGCGAAGAGTCGGAGGACGGACACCAGGCGAAGAGTCGGAGGCCGGACAccaggtgaagagtcggaggccGGACATCGGGCGAAGAGTCAGAGGCCGGACACCGGGCGAAGAGTCAGAGGCCGGACATCGGGCGAAGAGTCGCAGGCCGGACACCGGGCGAAGAGTCAGAGGCCGGACACCGGGCGAAGAGTCAGAGGCCGGACACCGGGCGAAGAGTCAGAGGCCGGACATCGGGCGAAGAGTCGCAGGCCGGACACCGGGCGAAGAGTCGCAGGCCGGACACCGGGCGAAGAGTCAGAGGCCGGACACCGGGCGAAGAGTCAGAGGCCGGACATCGGGCGAGGGGTCACAGACCGGACATCGGGCGAAGAGTCGCAGACCGGACATTGGGCGAAGAGTCGCAGGCCGGACACCGGGCGAAGAGTCAGAGGCCGGACATCGGGCGAGGGGTCACAGACCGGACATCGGGCGAAGAGTCGCAGACCGGACATTGGGCGAAGAGTCGCAGGCCGGACACCGGGCGAAGAGTCAGAGGCCGGACACCGGGCGAAGAGTCAGAGGCCGGACATCGGGCGAAGAGTCAGAGGCCGGACACCGGGCGAAGAGTCAGAGGCCGGACATCGGGCGAAGAGTCAGAGGCCGGACACCGGGCGAAGAGTCAGAGGCCGGACACCGGGCGAAGGGTCAGAGGCCGGACATCGGGCGAAGAGTCAGAGGCCGGACACCGGGCGAAGAGTCAGAGGCCGGACACCGGGCGAAGAGTCAGAGGCCGGACACCGGGCGAAGAGTCAGAGGCCGGACACCGGGCGAAGAGTCAGAGGCCGGACACCGGGCGAAGAGTCGGAG AGTCAGAGGCCGGACATCGGGCGAAGAGTCAGAGACCGGACACCGGGGGAAGAGTCAGAGGCCGGACATCGGGCGAAGAGTCAGAGGCCGGACACCGGGGGAAGAGTCAGAGGCCGGACACCGGGCGAAGAGTCAGAGgccggacatcgggggaagagtcAGAGGCCGGACACCGGGCGAAGAGTCAGAGGCCGGACATCGGGCGAAGAGTCAGAGGCCGGACATCGGGCGAAGAGTCAGAGGCCGGACACCGGGCGAAGAGTCAGAGGCCGGACATCGGGCGAAGAGTCAGAGGCCGGACACCGGGGGAAGAGTCAGAGGCCGGACATCGGGCGAAGGGTCAGAGGCCGGACACCAGGCACAGAGTCGCAGGCCGGACACCAGGCGAAGAGTCAGAGGCCGGACATCGGGCGAAGAGTCAGAGGCCGGACATCGGGCGAGGGGTCACAGACCGGACATCGGGCGAAGAGTCGCAGGCCGGACACCGGGCGAAGAGTCAGAGGCCGGACATCGGGCGAGGGGTCACAGACCGGACACCGGACGAAGGGTCGGAGGCCGGACACCGGGCGAGGGGTCAGAGGCCGGACACCAGGCGAAGAGTCGGAGGCCGGACATCGGGCGAGGGGTCACAGACCGGACATCGGGCGAGGGGTCACAGACCGGACATCGGGCGAAGAGTCGCAGGCCGGACACCGGGCGAAGAGTCAGAGGCCGGACATCGGGCGAGGGGTCACAGACCGGACATTGGGCGAAGAGTCGCAGGCCGGACACCGGGCGAAGAGTCAGAGGCCGGACACCGGGCGAGGGGTCAGAGGCCGGACACCAGGCGAAGAGTCAGAGGCCGGACACCGGGCGAAGGGTCGGAGGCCGGACATCGGGCGAAGAGTCAGAGGCCGGACATCGGGCGAAGAGTCAGAGgccggacatcgggggaagagtcagaggccggacaccgggggaagagtcagaggccggacatcgggggaagagtcAGAGGCCGGACATCGGGCGAGGGGTCAGAGGCCGGACACCGGGCGAAGAGTCAGAGGCCGGACATCGGGCGAGGGGTCAGAGGCCGGACACCTGGCGAAGAGTCAGAGGCCGGACACCGAGGGAAGAGTCAGAGGCCGGACATCGGGCGAAGAGTCAGAGGCCGGACATCGGGCGAGGGGTCAGAGGCCGGACATCGGGCGAAGAGTCGGAGGCCGGACATCGGGCGAGGGGTCAGAGGCCGGACACCGGACGAAGGGTCGGAGGCCGGACACCGGGCGAGGGGTCAGAGGCCGGACACCGGGCGAAGGGTCGGAGGCCGGGCACCGGGCAAAAGGTCGGAGGCCGGACACCGGGTGA